The following is a genomic window from Armatimonadota bacterium.
GCCGGGTGCTGGAGATCCTGGACGATCCCGCCCGGCGGGCGGCCCTGGCCGCCCGCGGAAAGGAGGTCAGCCGACAGTTCGCGCTGCCGGTCCTGGCGGCGCGCCTGGAACAGATCTACTGGTCCGTGCTGCCCGTTCGTCGGACCTGACGTCGGACCAACGATCCGTCCCATCCCGGGGCGTACCGCCCCCGGGCACCCTGGAGGCGACGCACGGTGTATCTGAAGCGTCTGGAGCTGCACGGGTTCAAGTCTTTCGCCGATCCCACCGAGCTGGAGTTCACCCCCGGCATCACCGCCATCGTGGGCCCCAACGGCAGCGGCAAGAGCAACGTCTTCGACGCCATCCGCTGGGTCCTGGGGGAGACGAATGCCCGCAGCCTGCGGTCCGGGAGGATGGAGGATGTGATCTTCGCCGGCAGCGAGGGGCGGCGGGCCATGGGTCAGGCGGAAGTCTCCCTCACGCTCGACAACACCTCCGGGGGTCTCCCGGTGGAGTACGCGGAGGTGACGGTCACGCGGCGGGCGATCCGGGGCGGGGAGGGGGAGTACGCCCTCAACGGTCTGCCCTGCCGCCTGCGGGACATCCAGATGCTGTTTCTGGGCACGGGGCTGGGCGGGCGGTCGTACTCCCTGATCGGCCAGGGGCAGGTGGACAGTGTCCTGTCGGCCAGCCCGGAGGAACGCCGCCAGCTGCTGGAGGAGGCCGCCGGGCTGGCGCGCCACAAGCGCCGCCGCCACGAGGCCGACCGTCGGCTGGCCCGGGCCGCCGAGCACCTGCTGCGGGCCACCGACGTGCTGGCCGAACTGCGCGACCAGCTGGAGCAGTTGTGCCAGCAGGCGGAAGCCGCCACCGCCTACGAGGCCGCCGCGGCGGAGATCCGTCGGCTGGATCTGGCGCTCCAGGCGGACGAAGCCCGGCGGGCTCTCGCCGGTGCCCGCCGGATCGCCGCCCAGGTGGAGGCCGCCCGGGCCCAGGTGCGGGCGCTGGCCGACGAGGCGACCTCGGTGGGAGCCCAGATGGACCACCTGCGCGCCCGCGCCCTGGAGGTGGCGGCCGCCTGGGAGGACGGCCAGCGGGCGCTGCTGCGGGCGGTGGAGGAGATGGCCGGGCGGGAGTCGGCCATCCAGGTGCTGACCGAACGGCTGCGGGCGACCACCGCCGCGCGGGCCCGGTTGGCCGCGGAGCTGGAGCAGGTCCTGGCGCACGGCGGGGAGGCCGAGCGGGAGACGCAGGCCCTGCGGGAGACGGCCGCCCGCCTGGCGCGGCGCCGCGAGGAGCTGCTTGACCACCTGCGGGAGGCCGAGGAAGCGGGCTCCCGCGCCCGGCAGCAGCTGCTGGATGCACAGGCGCGGCTGGCCGCCGCCCGCCGGGATCTCCACGACCTCCTGGCGGCACGCCACCGGACCCAGCACGAGACGGCCCGGGTCGACGCCCGCCTGTCCACCATTGCCGAGCAGCTCCGGGACGTGGAGGAATCCCTATGCGCCCTGGAGGCGGAGGAGGCCCGGCTGCGCGCAGCCGCCGCCGATGCGCGGGCGGACCGCGACGATGCCGAGCGGCGGCGGGCGGAGGCCGCGCAGCGCCTGGCGGACGCGCGCGGACGGCTCCGGGACGCGGCGCAGAGGGTGGAGCGGGCATCCGCGCGGTGCCGGCAGCTGGCCAGCGAGGCCGAGGTGGCGTCCCGCACTCTGGCCCTTCTGGAGGATCTGGAGAGCGAGCGGGCGGGTGGCGATGGCGTCGTCCGCGATCTGCTGGCCGACGGCGCCGGAGGCCCCCTGGAAGGTCTGGTGGCGGATGCGCTGGTGGTGCCGGCGCCGTACCGCACGGCCGTGGAGGCCCTCCTGGGCAGGGCGCTGTACGCGATCATCGCCCGCACGGCGGAGGGGGCCTGCGCCGTCTTGGAAGCCGCTCGCGACCGGGGCGGGGCGGTGGCGGTGGTCCCGGCCGATCTGCTGACCGCGCCTGTGGACCCCCCGCTGCCCTCCGGAGCCGAGGTGGTCGGGCGGGCTGTGGACCTGGTGGAGGTCACCGACGGCGCCCGCCCGGTGGTGGAAGCGTTGCTCGGGGAGGCGGCCGTGGTGCGGGACGTGCGCGATGCCCTCGCGCTGCGCCGGGCCGGCTTCCGGGGGCGGATCGCCACCCTGGACGGCGTGCTGGTGACGTCTGAGGGGGTCGTCGCCCAGGCGGCGGATCCGGACAGTTCAGCCCTGGCCCGCCGGGAGCAGATCGCCGCCCTGCGCCGGCGCCTGCAGGACGTCCAGATCGAGATGGCCCGCGCCGAGGCCGATCTGCGCGAGGCGCAGGCAGCCGCCGCGGCGCTGGACGCCCAGGCGACTGCCGCGGCCGATGAGCTGGATCGGTGGACGGCGGCTGCCGCGGAGCGGGCGCTGGCCGCCGGGGTGACGTCGTCGGCCCTGGAGCAGCTGGCCGCCCGCCGGGCCGAACTGCTGGCCGCCCGGGACCGCCTGGAGGCCGAGCGGGTTGCTTTGGAGGCCGAGGCTCTGCGCGCCTGTCAGGATGAGGCCGACATTCACCAGGCGGTCCGGGAGCGCGAGCGGGCCGTGGAGGAAGCCCAGGCCGCCTGCGACCGCGTGCAGGAGGCGTATGCCCGCGCGGCGGAGGACCTGGGGGAGACCCGGGTCGCGCTGGCGGAGGCGGCCGGGGCCCTGGAGGCTGTGCAGGCCCGGGCCGACGAGCAGTCCCGGACGGCCGCCGCCGCCCGCGCCCGGGCGGACGCGCTGGCCGGGGAGATCACGGTCCTGGACGGCGAGCTGCACCTGCTCACCCATTCCCTCCAGACCGCCCGCCGCGACCGGGAGGAGCTGGCCGCATCCCAGGACGCCGCCCGCCGCCACCTGGCCGATCTTCATGCCGAGCGCGCCCGCCTCCACGAGCAGATGGCGGCGGCAGAGGCGCGGTGGCGGGAGCTTCAGGAGACGGCGCGCGCCGTGGAGGACCAGGCGCACCGGCTGGAGGTGCGCCAGGCCCAGGTGGACGCCGAGCTGGCCGCCTGCCAGCGGCGGATCGCCGAGGAGTTCGGCGTCCGCTGGGAGGACGTGGCGGAGATGTCCCTGCCGGGGAGCCGGGACGAGGTCCGCCGGCGGATCGACGATCTGCGGGCGCAGATGGCGGCCCTGGGTCCGGTCAACCTGCGGGCGGTGGACGAGCACGCCGCCCTGGCCGCGCGCGTCCAGGGGCTGGAGGCCCAGGTGGCAGACGTCGAGCGCGCGCGGGCCGCGCTGGCACAGCTGGCCGGGCGGGTGGACCGGATCCTGGCCGAGCAGTTTGCGCAGACGTTCCGCGACGTCAACGACGAGTTCGGTCGCCTGTGCGCCCGCCTGTTCGGGGGCGGCCGCGCCCACCTGCACCTGGTCGAGGGCGAGCCCGGGACCGACCCCGGCGTGGAGATCGAGGTGCAGCTTCCCGGCAAGGCGCTGCGCAGCCTGCCGGCGCTGTCGGGCGGCGAGCGGGTGCTGGTGGCGCTGGCGTTGATCTTCGCCATGCTGCGGGTCCACCCCAGCCCGTTCTGCATCTTCGACGAGGTGGAGGCGTCCCTGGACGACGCCAACACGCGGCGGTTCACCCTCCTGCTGCGGGAACTGGCCGAGCGCACCCAGGTGGTGATCATCACCCACAACAAGGCGACCATGGAGGCGGCCGACGTGCTGTACGGCGTCACCATGGAGACCCCGGGCGTGTCCACGGTCATCTCCATGCGCCTGCGCCGGCCCGCCCCCGCGCCGGAGGCGGCCGCGGCTCCCGCCTGACGCGTTCGGGGGAGCGGGCGATGGGGTGGGCGGACCGGCTGCGGGCGGGCCTGACCCGGACCCGGGACGCGCTGCTGTCGCGGGTGCTGCCGGCTCTGGCCCGGCCCGGGACCGAATTCCTGGAGGAGCTGGAGGCGGCCCTCCTGCAGGCCGATGTGGGGGTGGCCGCCACCTCCCGCATCGTGGCTGAGCTGGCGCGGCACCCCG
Proteins encoded in this region:
- the smc gene encoding chromosome segregation protein SMC, with the translated sequence MYLKRLELHGFKSFADPTELEFTPGITAIVGPNGSGKSNVFDAIRWVLGETNARSLRSGRMEDVIFAGSEGRRAMGQAEVSLTLDNTSGGLPVEYAEVTVTRRAIRGGEGEYALNGLPCRLRDIQMLFLGTGLGGRSYSLIGQGQVDSVLSASPEERRQLLEEAAGLARHKRRRHEADRRLARAAEHLLRATDVLAELRDQLEQLCQQAEAATAYEAAAAEIRRLDLALQADEARRALAGARRIAAQVEAARAQVRALADEATSVGAQMDHLRARALEVAAAWEDGQRALLRAVEEMAGRESAIQVLTERLRATTAARARLAAELEQVLAHGGEAERETQALRETAARLARRREELLDHLREAEEAGSRARQQLLDAQARLAAARRDLHDLLAARHRTQHETARVDARLSTIAEQLRDVEESLCALEAEEARLRAAAADARADRDDAERRRAEAAQRLADARGRLRDAAQRVERASARCRQLASEAEVASRTLALLEDLESERAGGDGVVRDLLADGAGGPLEGLVADALVVPAPYRTAVEALLGRALYAIIARTAEGACAVLEAARDRGGAVAVVPADLLTAPVDPPLPSGAEVVGRAVDLVEVTDGARPVVEALLGEAAVVRDVRDALALRRAGFRGRIATLDGVLVTSEGVVAQAADPDSSALARREQIAALRRRLQDVQIEMARAEADLREAQAAAAALDAQATAAADELDRWTAAAAERALAAGVTSSALEQLAARRAELLAARDRLEAERVALEAEALRACQDEADIHQAVRERERAVEEAQAACDRVQEAYARAAEDLGETRVALAEAAGALEAVQARADEQSRTAAAARARADALAGEITVLDGELHLLTHSLQTARRDREELAASQDAARRHLADLHAERARLHEQMAAAEARWRELQETARAVEDQAHRLEVRQAQVDAELAACQRRIAEEFGVRWEDVAEMSLPGSRDEVRRRIDDLRAQMAALGPVNLRAVDEHAALAARVQGLEAQVADVERARAALAQLAGRVDRILAEQFAQTFRDVNDEFGRLCARLFGGGRAHLHLVEGEPGTDPGVEIEVQLPGKALRSLPALSGGERVLVALALIFAMLRVHPSPFCIFDEVEASLDDANTRRFTLLLRELAERTQVVIITHNKATMEAADVLYGVTMETPGVSTVISMRLRRPAPAPEAAAAPA